Proteins from a single region of Methanoculleus taiwanensis:
- the ilvA gene encoding threonine ammonia-lyase, with amino-acid sequence MVSLDDVRRAAGRLLGRVLHTPLVYSPSFSRMTGTEVYLKLENLQKTGSFKIRGATNAIFVHRNVIGPGGVVTASAGNHAQGVALAAREFGIPATIVMPENASLAKQEATRRYGARVLLRGERLAETLSIAEEIACREGLFSIHPYDDPFVIAGQGTVGLEILDDLPDPDLIIVPIGGGGLAAGLATAVRAINPATRIVGVEAAACPSACEACRIGERVSIDPEYSIADGIIVRQVGKETFPVIRDLVDEIVLVTEEEIAAAVVHLLERKKILAEGAGAVSLAALLNGSIRIPHGIRVVPVISGGNIDPLILDRILRRQFLKMGRVMRFSVCLQDEPGALVGLLSLLTRLRVNILTIQHARHGRDLSLLASRVDIEMETRGHEHIREIEAVLAEAGYRVSLG; translated from the coding sequence ATGGTCTCCCTGGATGATGTCCGCCGTGCTGCCGGGCGGCTGCTGGGGCGAGTCCTGCATACCCCGCTCGTCTACTCTCCGAGCTTCTCACGCATGACCGGAACTGAAGTCTATCTCAAGCTCGAGAATCTGCAGAAGACCGGTTCGTTCAAGATCCGCGGAGCAACCAATGCCATCTTCGTCCACCGTAATGTGATAGGGCCCGGCGGTGTCGTCACGGCTTCGGCGGGAAACCATGCACAGGGAGTTGCCCTTGCCGCCCGGGAGTTCGGTATTCCGGCAACGATTGTCATGCCGGAGAATGCGTCGCTTGCAAAACAGGAAGCGACCCGGAGGTACGGCGCCCGGGTGCTCCTGCGGGGAGAGCGGCTTGCCGAGACCCTGTCGATAGCAGAGGAGATCGCCTGCCGGGAGGGTCTCTTCTCTATCCACCCTTACGACGACCCTTTCGTTATTGCCGGGCAGGGAACTGTCGGTCTTGAGATCCTCGACGATCTGCCCGATCCCGATCTCATCATCGTCCCCATCGGCGGAGGCGGCCTCGCCGCCGGCCTTGCCACCGCCGTCAGGGCGATCAATCCGGCTACACGGATCGTTGGTGTCGAGGCTGCAGCATGCCCCTCCGCCTGCGAAGCATGCCGGATCGGCGAGCGGGTCAGCATCGATCCCGAGTACTCCATTGCGGACGGGATCATCGTCAGGCAGGTCGGAAAGGAGACGTTCCCCGTTATCCGCGATCTGGTCGACGAGATAGTTCTCGTCACCGAGGAGGAGATTGCTGCTGCCGTCGTTCACCTCCTCGAGCGGAAGAAGATTCTGGCCGAAGGCGCCGGCGCCGTTTCACTTGCGGCTCTGCTGAACGGCAGTATCCGGATCCCGCACGGGATTCGGGTTGTTCCCGTCATCAGCGGCGGCAACATCGATCCGCTGATCCTCGACCGGATTCTCCGCCGGCAGTTCCTGAAGATGGGGCGGGTCATGCGGTTTTCGGTCTGCCTGCAGGACGAACCCGGAGCGCTTGTCGGACTGCTCTCTCTCCTGACCCGCCTTCGTGTAAATATCCTCACGATTCAGCACGCCAGGCACGGCAGAGACCTTTCCCTCCTCGCATCCCGGGTTGACATCGAGATGGAGACCCGGGGGCACGAACATATCCGTGAGATTGAGGCGGTGCTCGCAGAGGCAGGATACCGGGTCAGCCTGGGGTGA
- a CDS encoding ABC transporter ATP-binding protein, which translates to MKSRDIAIVGILLAIGAIVRYLSLLVPGPIVSNLVIAFYCLAVILILPTVKEAVGIGIVSGVVCALISHSVFPPGNLISEPIGAIVCLGVALLLRDRIVVAPAVTTFIATLASGLTFVAIAILAQYPVIVGKYGTIDAFLVVTVPIVLLAAGVNGVVAQALYIPASRVLMRTQRRSAPGGGVGNGGLTVRNAAVDAPISMSNVSYTYPQGTEPALAGIDLDVVRGECLLVTGPTGAGKTTLCLAASGILYHEYGGVFAGNLSIAGKDVAAYRDMGEIGRQIGVVFDDADAQLIFTTVEEEVVSGLENQGLDRVEMQRRMDYVTDVTGIAHLLERAPHTLSGGQKQRVTIAATLALGTDLLILDEPTAELDTIATEAIFQILQRLKDEGKTIVIVEHKVDELARLADRMILVEDGRIAAEGTPAELLKSDRIRSLIEVDDAPTPDVLSAAPVSVPAQPSAGISPIITVCGLVHRYGEATALAGVDLEILSGDIVAIVGENGSGKTTLVKHFNGLLRPTEGTVLVDGLDAATTPVTELARHVGLVFQNPDTMLFAETVEEEIAFGLSNIGLADHQEVIDAVLEEVGLTDHRNQYPRSLSRGERQRLALACVIAMRPKVIVLDEPTTGLDARETQRVMEIVQRLQREGCTILMVTHNMRLVREYADRIIAMEDGIILRDVRNFEEIACQKLCSISTGTATSTV; encoded by the coding sequence ATGAAATCACGAGATATAGCAATCGTCGGTATTCTCCTCGCCATAGGGGCGATCGTGAGATACCTCTCTCTCCTGGTTCCAGGCCCAATCGTCTCGAACCTTGTAATCGCCTTCTACTGCCTTGCCGTCATTCTCATCCTCCCGACGGTGAAGGAAGCAGTCGGCATCGGCATCGTCTCGGGAGTCGTCTGTGCACTGATCAGCCACTCGGTCTTCCCGCCCGGGAACCTGATCAGCGAACCCATCGGCGCAATCGTCTGCCTTGGTGTCGCCCTCCTGCTCCGCGACCGTATCGTCGTTGCCCCTGCGGTAACGACTTTCATCGCCACGCTGGCAAGCGGCCTCACGTTCGTTGCCATTGCCATTCTGGCTCAGTACCCGGTTATCGTCGGGAAGTACGGCACGATTGACGCTTTTCTGGTCGTCACGGTGCCGATCGTCCTGCTGGCCGCAGGTGTCAACGGCGTGGTTGCCCAGGCTCTCTACATTCCTGCATCCCGGGTTCTGATGCGGACGCAGCGGCGTTCTGCACCGGGCGGCGGTGTGGGGAACGGCGGCCTTACCGTCCGGAATGCGGCGGTGGATGCGCCGATCAGCATGAGCAATGTATCCTACACCTACCCCCAGGGAACAGAGCCCGCCCTTGCCGGTATCGACCTTGACGTTGTGCGGGGAGAGTGCCTTCTCGTAACCGGGCCGACCGGCGCCGGGAAGACGACGCTCTGCCTTGCCGCCTCCGGTATTCTCTATCACGAATACGGCGGCGTGTTTGCCGGCAATCTCAGCATCGCCGGAAAGGATGTCGCGGCATACCGGGACATGGGTGAGATTGGAAGACAGATCGGGGTCGTCTTCGACGATGCCGACGCTCAGCTCATCTTCACGACCGTCGAAGAGGAAGTGGTCTCGGGTCTCGAGAACCAGGGACTCGACCGTGTCGAGATGCAGCGGCGGATGGACTATGTCACCGATGTCACCGGCATCGCCCACCTGCTCGAACGTGCACCGCATACCCTCTCCGGCGGCCAGAAGCAGCGGGTCACGATCGCAGCCACGCTGGCGCTCGGAACGGATCTCCTCATCCTTGACGAACCGACTGCGGAACTCGATACGATCGCCACCGAGGCAATCTTCCAGATCCTGCAGCGCCTGAAAGATGAAGGAAAGACGATCGTGATCGTCGAGCATAAAGTCGATGAGCTTGCCCGGCTCGCCGACCGGATGATCCTGGTAGAGGACGGACGGATCGCTGCCGAGGGAACGCCCGCCGAACTGCTGAAGAGCGACCGCATCAGGAGCCTCATCGAGGTCGACGATGCACCCACGCCTGATGTTCTCTCCGCTGCCCCGGTGAGCGTTCCTGCGCAGCCATCCGCAGGTATCAGCCCGATTATAACCGTGTGCGGGCTTGTCCACCGGTATGGCGAGGCGACCGCTCTTGCAGGCGTTGACCTCGAGATACTTTCCGGCGATATCGTCGCCATTGTCGGCGAGAACGGATCCGGGAAGACAACCCTTGTCAAACACTTTAACGGGCTGCTTCGGCCGACCGAGGGCACCGTTCTTGTCGACGGACTCGATGCGGCCACGACGCCGGTGACGGAGCTCGCCCGGCATGTCGGTCTCGTCTTCCAGAACCCCGATACCATGCTCTTTGCCGAGACGGTGGAAGAGGAGATCGCGTTCGGCCTTTCGAACATCGGGCTTGCTGATCACCAGGAAGTGATCGATGCCGTCCTCGAGGAGGTCGGTCTCACCGATCACCGGAATCAGTATCCCCGTTCGCTCAGCCGTGGAGAACGCCAGCGTCTTGCGCTTGCCTGTGTCATCGCTATGCGGCCGAAGGTGATCGTCCTCGACGAACCGACGACCGGACTCGATGCCAGGGAGACGCAGCGCGTGATGGAGATCGTCCAGCGGCTCCAGAGGGAGGGATGCACCATCCTGATGGTCACCCACAACATGCGGCTTGTGCGCGAGTATGCCGACCGCATCATTGCAATGGAAGACGGAATCATTCTCCGGGACGTCCGGAACTTTGAGGAGATTGCATGCCAGAAATTATGCAGTATATCAACAGGGACAGCTACTTCCACCGTTTAA
- a CDS encoding energy-coupling factor transporter transmembrane component T family protein yields the protein MPEIMQYINRDSYFHRLNPMTKVAFTGLVVVLAVILTEVPALTLLVGLILVAAAVSGLARELLRQIPLLISLAVSLLILTVLTLQSGEVLGYLIPIAGGYIPITTGAIDLAVSMTLRFVAMIFAFQLFIVSTQPRDLVQVMDRLHMPIDYTLMFLIALRFIPSLQLEGKRIHEAQLARAYAPGKGLMGKIRSLFPVVIPLVSNSLGKANVLGLTIDLRGYRNGTRTPLREVGFGAADGIGFALMALCAAGFVALILL from the coding sequence ATGCCAGAAATTATGCAGTATATCAACAGGGACAGCTACTTCCACCGTTTAAATCCCATGACCAAGGTCGCCTTTACCGGGCTTGTGGTCGTCCTCGCCGTCATCCTGACCGAGGTTCCGGCGCTCACGCTGCTCGTCGGCCTTATCCTGGTTGCAGCAGCGGTGAGCGGTCTTGCCCGCGAACTTCTGCGGCAGATCCCCCTCCTCATATCCCTCGCGGTCAGTCTGCTCATCCTGACGGTGCTGACCCTGCAGAGCGGCGAGGTGCTCGGGTACCTGATCCCGATCGCTGGCGGGTACATCCCGATCACCACAGGTGCCATCGACCTTGCGGTTTCGATGACCCTGCGGTTTGTCGCGATGATCTTTGCCTTCCAGCTCTTCATCGTCTCCACGCAGCCACGCGATCTCGTGCAGGTGATGGACAGACTTCACATGCCGATCGATTACACGCTCATGTTCCTGATCGCGCTGCGGTTTATTCCGAGCCTTCAGCTCGAGGGAAAGCGGATTCACGAAGCCCAGCTCGCCCGGGCGTATGCACCGGGAAAAGGGCTTATGGGAAAGATCAGGAGTCTCTTCCCGGTTGTCATCCCGCTGGTCTCAAACTCCCTCGGGAAAGCGAATGTCCTCGGCCTGACGATCGACCTGCGGGGGTACCGGAACGGGACGCGGACGCCTCTTCGCGAGGTTGGTTTCGGTGCCGCAGACGGGATCGGGTTCGCCCTGATGGCACTCTGCGCCGCAGGTTTCGTCGCCCTTATCCTCCTGTAA
- a CDS encoding EF-Tu/IF-2/RF-3 family GTPase, with the protein MGNLNVAVLAPEGYAKDLGKKGTASDITFYNLKKGEDTVTIIEPTRYPERLAPLFFAASMADYVIVVLSEITPTLGEWVLMLESVGVKEGAVILKNYLTPEAVAPLFRGTVLAGYEFVDEDMIAMRERLLSAAAARTPMPPDAKSPAFGTVSIDHHFNVRGIGTVVLGGVERGYIRKHDTLKLYPGEKSILLRSIQKHDDDADWAGVGDRVGLALKNIEAEDLDRGFVLSNDDSIRVRKTLEAPAALVAYWPSPLKEGMVLHLGHWMQFVPARLDAVADNGDYRKPQLTLTLEKELVHLPGGRAVLHYLDGGKLRIVGTIELP; encoded by the coding sequence ATGGGAAATCTGAATGTAGCTGTGCTGGCACCGGAAGGCTACGCAAAGGATCTCGGCAAGAAGGGCACCGCGTCCGATATCACCTTCTATAACCTCAAGAAGGGGGAGGATACGGTCACCATCATCGAACCGACGCGCTATCCGGAACGGCTTGCCCCGCTCTTTTTTGCGGCCTCAATGGCGGACTATGTCATCGTCGTGCTCTCCGAGATCACCCCGACGCTCGGTGAGTGGGTGCTGATGCTCGAGTCGGTCGGCGTGAAAGAAGGTGCCGTCATCCTGAAGAATTATCTGACGCCCGAGGCGGTGGCGCCCCTCTTCCGGGGAACCGTCCTTGCGGGATACGAGTTTGTTGATGAGGATATGATCGCCATGCGCGAGCGGCTTCTCTCTGCTGCGGCAGCAAGGACGCCGATGCCTCCGGATGCGAAGTCCCCTGCTTTCGGGACGGTCTCGATAGACCACCACTTCAACGTGCGGGGGATCGGTACGGTCGTCCTCGGCGGCGTGGAGAGGGGATACATCCGCAAGCACGACACCCTGAAGCTCTATCCCGGGGAGAAGTCGATTCTCCTTCGTTCCATTCAGAAACACGACGACGATGCCGACTGGGCGGGTGTCGGAGACCGGGTCGGACTTGCACTCAAAAACATCGAGGCCGAGGACCTTGACAGGGGTTTTGTCCTCTCGAACGATGACTCGATACGGGTCAGAAAGACACTTGAGGCGCCGGCGGCACTCGTCGCCTACTGGCCTAGCCCCCTCAAGGAGGGGATGGTGCTCCATCTCGGGCACTGGATGCAGTTCGTCCCGGCGCGCCTCGATGCCGTGGCAGACAATGGAGACTATCGAAAACCGCAGCTGACCCTGACGCTTGAGAAAGAACTTGTGCACCTCCCGGGCGGGAGAGCGGTTCTCCACTACCTTGACGGTGGAAAGTTGCGCATCGTCGGCACGATCGAGCTTCCCTGA
- the mtrH gene encoding tetrahydromethanopterin S-methyltransferase subunit H → MFKFEKEQTVLDFNGTKIGGQPGEYPRVLGASIFYNKHETVLDDHTGKIDKPRAEALWNRCMELSDITGVPHFIQIIAEYGEAFESYFSWFDSIDNKTAFLMDSSAPAALAHACKYVTEVGLADRAIYNSINGSITPENIQALKESDVNAAIVLAFNPGDPSVRGREQVLAEGGVAGQEKSMMGIAEECGITRPILDTAATPLGIGSGGSFREILACKAIHGLPTGGAYHNMTVSWTWLKRWRKNVLAEQYKGKDLLLEQMAHHHFGGFEGIRQAAWSSPDIGCNIMAATLGADLIMYGPIENCEGASTAIAFSDIVLAEAAKEFGLEPKVDTHPLFRLV, encoded by the coding sequence ATGTTCAAGTTTGAGAAAGAACAGACGGTACTCGATTTCAACGGTACCAAGATCGGTGGGCAGCCTGGTGAATACCCGCGGGTTCTCGGCGCATCGATCTTCTATAACAAGCACGAAACGGTGCTCGACGACCACACGGGCAAGATCGACAAGCCCCGGGCAGAGGCACTCTGGAACCGCTGTATGGAACTCTCCGACATCACCGGAGTTCCCCACTTCATCCAGATCATCGCCGAGTACGGTGAGGCGTTCGAGAGCTACTTCAGCTGGTTCGACAGCATCGACAACAAGACCGCCTTCCTGATGGACTCGTCGGCACCGGCGGCACTCGCCCACGCCTGCAAGTACGTCACCGAAGTCGGCCTTGCCGACCGCGCGATCTACAATTCGATCAACGGTTCGATCACCCCGGAGAACATCCAGGCACTCAAGGAGAGCGACGTCAACGCCGCTATCGTCCTCGCGTTCAACCCCGGTGACCCGTCCGTCCGTGGCCGTGAGCAGGTGCTCGCCGAAGGTGGCGTCGCCGGACAGGAGAAGAGCATGATGGGCATCGCAGAGGAATGCGGTATCACCCGCCCGATCCTCGACACCGCGGCAACCCCGCTCGGTATCGGTTCCGGCGGCTCGTTCCGTGAGATCCTCGCCTGCAAGGCCATCCACGGCCTGCCGACCGGTGGTGCCTACCACAACATGACCGTCTCCTGGACGTGGCTCAAGCGCTGGAGAAAGAACGTCCTCGCCGAGCAGTACAAGGGCAAGGACCTCCTCCTTGAGCAGATGGCACACCACCACTTCGGTGGCTTCGAGGGTATCCGCCAGGCCGCCTGGTCGAGCCCCGACATCGGCTGTAACATCATGGCCGCCACCCTCGGTGCCGACCTGATCATGTACGGTCCGATCGAGAACTGTGAAGGTGCCTCCACTGCAATCGCATTCTCCGACATTGTGCTCGCAGAGGCAGCCAAAGAGTTCGGACTCGAACCGAAAGTCGACACTCACCCGCTCTTCAGGCTGGTCTAA
- the mtrA gene encoding tetrahydromethanopterin S-methyltransferase subunit A, with protein MAEKKSPASGWPVVQGDFHTGDPQSCVAVVTMGSHLDEQAICNAGAAIAGSCKTENLGLEKIIANIISNPNIRFVLNCGTEVKGHLSGQSFMALHKDGVSGGKIVGAQGAIPFIENLDDAAIKRLQEQVEMVDIMESEDMGAISAKIKELTARDPGAFGAEPMIIEVKEAGGAEMGGAVAGANPQYLEIESRLDAIEEQIEFVDAEIAQRVGRKVGRDIGILYGLVAGLIVFMMLLVLLPKLGGLV; from the coding sequence ATGGCAGAGAAGAAGTCTCCGGCCAGCGGATGGCCAGTCGTGCAGGGTGACTTCCACACGGGAGACCCGCAGAGCTGTGTCGCCGTCGTCACCATGGGTTCCCACCTTGACGAGCAGGCCATCTGCAACGCAGGAGCGGCAATCGCCGGTTCCTGTAAGACCGAGAACCTCGGTCTTGAGAAGATCATCGCAAACATAATCTCCAACCCCAACATCAGGTTCGTCCTCAACTGCGGAACGGAGGTCAAGGGACACCTTTCCGGGCAGAGTTTCATGGCTCTGCACAAGGACGGTGTCTCCGGCGGTAAGATCGTCGGCGCACAGGGCGCCATCCCGTTCATCGAGAACCTCGATGATGCGGCCATCAAGCGGCTCCAGGAGCAGGTCGAGATGGTCGATATCATGGAGTCCGAGGACATGGGTGCGATCTCCGCGAAGATCAAGGAGCTCACCGCCAGAGACCCCGGCGCGTTCGGTGCCGAACCCATGATCATCGAGGTCAAAGAGGCAGGCGGCGCCGAAATGGGCGGCGCTGTTGCAGGTGCAAACCCGCAGTACCTCGAGATCGAATCGAGACTCGACGCTATCGAAGAGCAGATCGAGTTCGTCGACGCTGAGATTGCACAGCGTGTCGGAAGGAAGGTCGGACGCGATATCGGCATCCTGTACGGACTGGTTGCCGGTTTGATCGTATTCATGATGTTGTTGGTGTTGCTGCCGAAACTGGGCGGCTTAGTGTAA
- a CDS encoding tetrahydromethanopterin S-methyltransferase subunit F — protein sequence MAEEGNKAAGPIRMAAIDRSMNNIRYKAQIMARTNKLESGIQSGGLVGFAAGILAAMVLILVPAVFLGAI from the coding sequence GTGGCAGAAGAAGGTAACAAGGCAGCAGGCCCTATCCGGATGGCAGCCATCGACAGGTCGATGAACAACATCCGCTACAAGGCCCAGATCATGGCCCGCACGAACAAGCTCGAGTCAGGTATCCAGAGCGGCGGTCTCGTCGGCTTCGCAGCCGGCATCCTCGCCGCCATGGTGCTCATCCTGGTTCCGGCAGTCTTCCTGGGGGCGATCTAA
- the mtrA gene encoding tetrahydromethanopterin S-methyltransferase subunit A, protein MADKKSPASGWPVVQGDFHTGDPQSCVAVVTMGSHLDEQAICNAGAAIAGSCKTENLGLEKIIANIISNPNIRFVLNCGTEVKGHLSGQSFMALHKDGISGGKIVGAQGAIPFIENLDDAAIKRFQEQIEMVDIMESEDMGAISAKIKELTARDPGAFGADPMIIEVKEAGGAEEEVGGEVRPLSGELALIHARMKIIEQMVTDIGYRDRFAAGVYAGKVEGVMIGLIVSFAILGFILLG, encoded by the coding sequence ATGGCAGATAAGAAATCTCCGGCCAGTGGATGGCCAGTCGTGCAGGGTGACTTCCACACGGGAGACCCGCAGAGCTGTGTCGCTGTCGTCACCATGGGTTCCCACCTTGACGAGCAGGCCATCTGCAATGCAGGAGCGGCAATCGCCGGTTCCTGTAAGACCGAGAACCTCGGTCTTGAGAAGATCATTGCAAACATCATCTCCAACCCCAACATCAGGTTCGTCCTCAACTGCGGAACGGAGGTCAAGGGACACCTTTCCGGGCAGAGTTTCATGGCTCTGCACAAGGACGGTATCTCCGGCGGTAAGATCGTCGGCGCACAGGGCGCCATCCCGTTCATCGAGAACCTCGATGATGCGGCCATCAAGCGGTTCCAGGAACAGATCGAGATGGTCGATATCATGGAGTCCGAGGACATGGGTGCGATCTCCGCGAAGATCAAGGAGCTCACCGCCAGAGACCCCGGCGCGTTCGGTGCCGATCCCATGATCATCGAGGTCAAGGAAGCAGGCGGCGCAGAGGAGGAAGTCGGTGGCGAAGTCCGCCCACTCTCCGGCGAGCTTGCCCTGATCCACGCCCGCATGAAGATCATCGAACAGATGGTCACCGATATCGGATACCGCGACAGATTTGCAGCCGGTGTGTATGCAGGAAAGGTCGAGGGTGTCATGATCGGTCTGATCGTGTCGTTCGCCATTCTGGGGTTCATCTTGCTCGGGTGA
- the mtrB gene encoding tetrahydromethanopterin S-methyltransferase subunit MtrB gives MGYILVLPEFGLVADPIIGLVTTAGESYAPVLEQVAELEKISEDLIGMLSGEGNFLASFPNREGVLKIAGSVTAFWYGMAIGLLIAGVVVFGLV, from the coding sequence ATGGGATACATTCTTGTGCTTCCTGAGTTCGGCCTCGTCGCAGATCCGATAATCGGTCTCGTGACCACCGCCGGTGAGTCATATGCACCGGTCCTCGAACAGGTGGCCGAGCTTGAGAAGATCTCCGAAGACCTGATCGGCATGCTCTCCGGTGAGGGGAACTTCCTTGCTTCGTTCCCGAACAGGGAAGGCGTTCTCAAGATCGCCGGCAGCGTGACCGCATTCTGGTACGGGATGGCAATCGGCCTGCTTATCGCAGGTGTCGTCGTGTTTGGACTGGTGTGA
- the mtrC gene encoding tetrahydromethanopterin S-methyltransferase subunit MtrC, which translates to MSVKIEASAGGVPHNQILIYGLIGSVVLIYLTYLNVLFDTTVFSFFGGLGAVAALVWGTDTIKHLCSYGLGTGVPSAGMIAFGSGVVATLLATTTGILAPITALIVAAIVGAVAGFLANKIVRMDIPVMIISLTELAIVGSLTLLGLIAMVGGTFDFFGLAVGSTTFLGFVVASYGASVIGGSIVAVLFMLGAIAIQHSFNACLGPGEQQDRTLTLAAECGFLSMIVVSVMSFAFIGFIPAVISLVVSVAGWFYTYANYIKLSKRDAYAWLDAKPILEPKGGA; encoded by the coding sequence ATGTCAGTGAAAATTGAAGCCAGTGCAGGCGGCGTCCCGCACAACCAGATTCTGATCTACGGCCTCATCGGGTCCGTAGTGCTCATCTACCTGACGTACCTGAACGTACTCTTCGACACCACGGTCTTCTCGTTCTTCGGAGGACTCGGCGCTGTTGCCGCCCTTGTCTGGGGTACCGACACAATCAAGCACCTCTGCAGTTACGGTCTCGGTACCGGTGTGCCGTCCGCAGGTATGATCGCCTTCGGCTCCGGTGTCGTGGCCACGCTGCTTGCTACCACGACCGGGATTCTCGCACCGATCACCGCCCTTATCGTGGCAGCGATCGTCGGCGCCGTCGCCGGGTTCCTGGCGAACAAGATCGTCCGGATGGACATCCCCGTCATGATCATATCCCTGACCGAGCTCGCCATCGTCGGTTCGCTGACGCTCCTTGGGCTCATCGCAATGGTCGGTGGAACGTTCGACTTCTTCGGCCTTGCCGTCGGTTCGACGACCTTCCTCGGGTTCGTCGTTGCGTCGTACGGCGCCTCGGTCATCGGAGGCAGCATTGTAGCCGTTCTCTTCATGCTCGGTGCAATCGCCATCCAGCACTCGTTCAACGCCTGTCTCGGCCCCGGCGAACAGCAGGACCGGACGCTTACGCTTGCCGCGGAGTGCGGATTCCTTTCAATGATCGTCGTCTCGGTCATGTCGTTTGCATTCATCGGATTCATTCCGGCAGTCATCTCGCTCGTGGTCTCTGTAGCAGGCTGGTTCTACACCTATGCAAACTACATCAAGCTCTCGAAGCGCGATGCATATGCATGGCTCGATGCAAAGCCGATTCTGGAGCCGAAGGGAGGTGCCTAA
- the mtrD gene encoding tetrahydromethanopterin S-methyltransferase subunit D, translating into MSALGGPKQTGGVQPPTAIGLVGGIVLVIIALAIAFFVVQMAGLIALIGIIIGGILIAFGVHFVPVGGAPAAMGQAPGIATGVAMLAAGAGLAGLFGGAWAAEFGLAVALAGGAVGGGLMMAITCLMVNVTYIFGMGIPAASGKVDKDPITGDTFPAYKSQGTEGHGLPFISYVGGVIGGTLGGLGGTLIYLMLLGVYEEVLPVAMNASVEEIAPVAISLAGIFAVGMFLVNAVLAAYNITGTIEGPHDPKFKRFPRAVIAAAVASAVTGIFAIMLVGVL; encoded by the coding sequence ATGAGCGCGCTCGGTGGACCTAAACAGACCGGCGGCGTTCAGCCCCCCACGGCAATCGGTCTCGTAGGAGGAATTGTACTCGTCATTATCGCTCTCGCTATCGCCTTCTTCGTCGTGCAGATGGCAGGGCTCATCGCGCTTATCGGTATCATCATCGGCGGCATCCTGATCGCCTTCGGCGTTCACTTCGTCCCGGTCGGTGGTGCACCTGCCGCAATGGGTCAAGCTCCAGGTATCGCTACCGGTGTCGCCATGCTTGCGGCCGGTGCCGGTCTTGCCGGACTCTTCGGCGGCGCATGGGCGGCTGAGTTCGGCCTCGCAGTCGCGCTCGCCGGCGGTGCAGTCGGCGGCGGTCTGATGATGGCGATCACCTGTCTCATGGTCAACGTCACCTACATCTTCGGCATGGGTATCCCTGCCGCATCCGGTAAGGTCGACAAGGACCCGATCACGGGCGATACGTTCCCCGCATACAAGAGCCAGGGTACTGAAGGACACGGCCTGCCGTTCATCTCCTACGTCGGCGGTGTCATCGGCGGTACGCTCGGTGGTCTTGGCGGTACGCTCATCTACCTCATGCTCCTCGGCGTCTATGAGGAGGTTCTCCCCGTTGCAATGAACGCATCGGTCGAGGAGATCGCACCCGTTGCAATCTCGCTCGCCGGTATCTTCGCAGTCGGTATGTTCCTCGTCAACGCTGTGCTTGCAGCATACAACATCACCGGTACCATCGAAGGACCGCACGACCCCAAGTTCAAGCGGTTCCCGCGCGCCGTTATCGCAGCAGCTGTTGCGTCCGCAGTTACCGGAATCTTTGCAATCATGCTGGTAGGGGTGCTCTAA